In Papaver somniferum cultivar HN1 chromosome 1, ASM357369v1, whole genome shotgun sequence, a genomic segment contains:
- the LOC113358288 gene encoding uncharacterized protein LOC113358288, which produces MRDYNFVLHDHEKFSQHPINQAEADIFLKKIEEANISDLSYTECHFTWTNKRSGTQLTKQRLDRGLANEACLDNHPNTTISILTALGSDHNPIILNTNPRWRHGQIPFRFFGPWLDHEDCKSIIADCWKITHKGSLGIKIARKLRDIKVKIKKLNKEVYGNIKTNLEDCIKHLDWITKNQFTSSRGAALKEARIQVAHWKHVQESLWKTKTRDLHINLGDKNTGYFHIAAKKRYRRNMIDSIKQEDGTWIHDTAEITQNFTNNFAKMATEEPININPFIIKLIPTTITTQENQNLIRTPEPM; this is translated from the coding sequence AtgagagattacaactttgttctTCATGATCATGAAAAATTTAGCCAGCATCCCATCAATCAAGCTGAAGCTGATATTTTCCTAAAAAAGATAGAAGAAGCAAATATCTCTGATCTAAGCTACACTGAATGCCATTTCACTTGGACTAACAAGAGATCTGGTACTCAGCTCACAAAGCAAAGACTTGATAGAGGCCTAGCTAATGAAGCTTGTCTAGACAACCACCCAAATACCACCATCTCAAtcctcactgccttaggctctgATCATAACCCAATCATTCTCAATACCAATCCTAGATGGAGACATGGTCAAATCCCTTTCAGATTCTTTGGTCCCTGGCTTGATCATGAAGACTGCAAAAGCATTATAGCCGACTGCTGGAAGATAACTCATAAAGGATCTTTAGGAATAAAAATAGCAAGGAAATTAAGAGACATCAAAGTCAAGATAAAGAAGTTGAATAAGGAAGTCTATGGAAACATCAAAACTAATTTAGAAGATTGCATCAAACATCTGGATTGGATAACAAAAAATCAGTTTACATCATCTAGAGGAGCAGCGTTAAAAGAAGCAAGAATTCAGGTGGCACATTGGAAACATGTGCAAGAATCTTTATGGAAGACCAAGACCAGAGACCTACATATCAATCTTGGAGACAAAAATACAGGGTACTTTCACATTGCTGCTAAGAAAAGATATAGGAGGAATATGATTGATTCTATCAAACAGGAGGATGGTACTTGGATCCATGATACTGCTGAAATTACCCAAAATTTCACCAATAATTTTGCCAAGATGGCCACTGAAGAACCCATCAATATCAACCCCTTCATTATAAAGCTCATACCCACCACAATTACTACCCAAGAGAATCAGAACCTTATCAGAACACCTGAACCCATGTAA